A single region of the Acipenser ruthenus chromosome 57, fAciRut3.2 maternal haplotype, whole genome shotgun sequence genome encodes:
- the LOC117407719 gene encoding zinc finger protein 271-like codes for MEPVHIKEESPVLESVHIKEESPVLVQQTGTGKTPYNCHECGADFRHHSTVKHHLPVLKVQLGYPCERQDSEMDPVHVKEELPELDPVHVKEESPILESIHIKRVILNSKPLSSLQGSLPCPGCGENFNPEGNLETSPGKTLHRCAGCVKTFRESGILNGQQQTGTGKTSYNCHECGADFRHHSTVKHHLRVLKVQLGYPYERQDSEMEPVHIKEELPELDPVHVKQETHVLESVHSKQESPALESVHIKRVILNSKPLSSLQGSLPCPGCGESFNPEGNLETSPGKTLHRCAGCVKTFRESGILNGQQQTGTGKTSYNCHECGADFRHHSTVKHHLRVLKVQLGYPYERQDSEMEPVHIKEELPELDPVHVKEETHVLESVHSKQESPELESVHIKEESSVLESVHIKRVILNSKPLSSLQGSLPCPGCGESFNPEGNLETSSGKTLHRCAGCVKPFWESEILNGQQQTGTGKTPYNCHECRADFRPHSTVKHHLRVLKVQLGYPCERQDSEMETVHIKEELPELDPVHIKEELPELDPVRVKEEGNHFKTSSLQDSLSCTESRKHFIQLQNLKLHHRIHTGKKQYGCANCVKRFDRLKHLIDHQQMHIGEKPHDCGDCGKRFGDPFDLRRHRKIHTGEYVCADCGKRFNRIDYMKLHQRVHTGEKQNVCADCGKSFSKASQLKIHQRIHIGEKLYLCSMCGKRFKHLQSLTLHEQIHTGEEYYDSGNCGMSFSQSGNLKMHQRIDTGEKPYVCTYCGKSFCQSGNLKMHQRIHTGEKPYVCTYCGKSFCQSGNLKTHQRIHTGQKLYVCNCCGKSFRRLGDLKIHQIIHTSKKPHVCADCGKSFRGLGELASHQIIHTGEKRHICADCGKSFRGLGELASHQIIHTGEKRHVCAYCGKSFSYRSNLKMHQRIHTGEKPYVCGNCGKSFSQSGNLKMHQRLHTGEKPYVCTYCGKSFCQSGNLKMHQLRNTAEKPYHCIHCGKSCTSYCSLKRHKCKL; via the coding sequence atggagcctgtccatattaaagaggagagtcctgtactagaatcagtccatattaaagaggagagtcctgtactagtgCAGCAAACAGGcactggaaagactccatataacTGTCATGAATGCGGGGCAGATTTCAGACACCACAGCACCGTGAAACACCACCTGCCAGTTCTGAAGGTACAGCTGGGTTATCCTTGTGAAAGACAGGATTCAGAGATGGACCCTGTCCATGTGAAAGAGGAGCTTCCTGAACTAGATCCTGTCCATGTGAAAGAGGAGAGTCCTATACTAGAATCAATCCATATTAAAAGGGTTATTCTCAATTCTAAACCCTTAAGCAGCTTGCAGGGCTCTCTTCCCTGTCCTGGATGTGGGGAGAATTTTAATCCTGAAGGAAACCTTGAAACATCTCCTGGAAAGACTCTGCATCGCTGTGCTGGATGTGTGAAGACTTTCAGGGAGTCAGGAATCCTGAACGGACAGCAGCAAACAGGCACTGGAAAGACTTCATATAACTGTCATGAATGCGGGGCAGATTTCAGACACCACAGCACCGTGAAACACCACCTTCGAGTTCTGAAGGTACAGCTGGGTTATCCTTATGAAAGGCAGGATTCAGagatggagcctgtccacattaaagaggagcttCCTGAACTAGATCCTGTCCATGTTAAACAGGAGACTcatgtactagaatcagtccatagtaaacaggagagtcctgcactagaatcagtccatattaaaaggGTTATTCTCAATTCTAAACCCTTAAGCAGCTTGCAGGGCTCTCTTCCCTGTCCTGGATGTGGGGAGAGTTTTAATCCTGAAGGAAACCTTGAAACATCTCCTGGAAAGACTCTGCATCGCTGTGCTGGATGTGTGAAGACTTTCAGGGAGTCAGGAATCCTGAACGGACAGCAGCAAACAGGCACTGGAAAGACTTCATATAACTGTCATGAATGCGGGGCAGATTTCAGACACCACAGCACCGTGAAACACCACCTTCGAGTTCTGAAGGTACAGCTGGGTTATCCTTATGAAAGGCAGGATTCAGagatggagcctgtccacattaaagaggagcttcctgaactagatcctgtccatgttaaagaggagactcatgtactagaatcagtccatagtaaacaggagagtcctgaactagaatcagtccatattaaagaggagagttctgtactagaatcagtccatattaaaaggGTTATTCTCAATTCTAAACCCTTAAGCAGCTTGCAGGGCTCTCTTCCCTGTCCTGGATGTGGGGAGAGTTTTAATCCTGAAGGAAACCTTGAAACATCTTCTGGAAAGACTCTGCATCGCTGTGCTGGATGTGTGAAGCCTTTCTGGGAGTCAGAAATCCTGAACGGACAGCAGCAAACAGGcactggaaagactccatataacTGTCATGAATGCAGGGCAGATTTCAGACCCCACAGCACCGTGAAACACCACCTGCGAGTTCTGAAGGTACAGCTGGGTTATCCTTGTGAAAGGCAGGATTCAGAGATGGAgactgtccacattaaagaggagcttcctgaactagaccctgtccacattaaagaggagcttCCTGAACTAGACCCTGTCCGTGTTAAAGAGGAGggtaaccattttaaaacaagcagcttgCAGGACTCTCTGTCCTGTACAGAATCTAGAAAGCATTTCATTCAGTTACAAAACCTAAAACTTCACCACCGAATCCACACAGGAAAGAAACAATATGGCTGTGCTAACTGTGTGAAGAGATTCGATAGATTAAAGCATCTTATAGACCACCAGCAAATGCACataggagagaaaccacatgacTGTGGTGATTGTGGGAAGCGTTTCGGTGATCCATTCGACTTGAGAAGACACCGcaaaattcacactggagagtatgtctgtgctgactgtgggaagaggttcaatCGTATAGACTATATGAAACTTCACCAGCGagtccacactggagagaaacaaaatgtctgtgctgactgtgggaagagtttcagtaagGCAAGCCAATTGAAaatacaccagagaattcacataGGAGAGAAACTGTATCTGTGTAGTATGTGTGGGAAAAGATTCAAACACTTACAAAGCCTGACACTTCACGAgcaaatccacactggagaggaATACTATGACAGTGGTAactgtgggatgagtttcagtcagtcaggcaaCTTGAAAATGCACCAGCGTATcgacactggagagaaaccatatgtctgtacttactgtgggaagagtttctgtCAGTCAGGCAACTTGAAAatgcaccagcgaatccacactggagagaaaccatatgtctgtacttactgtgggaagagtttctgtCAGTCAGGCAACTTGAAAactcaccagcgaatccacactggacagAAACTATATGTCTGTAATtgctgtgggaagagtttcaggagaTTAGGAGATCTTAAAATCCACCAGATAATTCACACAAGCAagaaaccacatgtctgtgctgactgtgggaagagtttcaggggaTTAGGAGAACTTGCAAGCCACCAgataattcacacaggagagaaacgacatatctgtgctgactgtgggaagagtttcaggggaTTAGGAGAACTTGCAAGCCACCAgataattcacacaggagagaaacgacATGTCTGTGcttactgtgggaagagtttcagttacagAAGCAACTTGAAAatgcaccagcgaatccacactggagagaaaccatatgtctgtggcaattgtgggaagagtttcagtcagtcaggcaaCTTGAAAATGCACCAACGACTCCACACTGGAGAAAAACCATATGTCTGTActtactgtgggaagagtttctgtCAGTCAGGCAACTTGAAAATGCACCAATTAAGGAACACAgcagagaaaccttatcactgcattCACTGTGGGAAGTCTTGTACGTCTTACTGTTctcttaaaagacacaaatgcaagttgtga
- the LOC131724835 gene encoding zinc finger protein OZF-like, producing the protein MEPVHIKEESPVLESVHIKEESPVLESVYIKEESPVLESVHIKRVILNSKPLSSLQGSLPCPGCGESFNPEGNLETIPGKTLHRCAGCVKTFRESGILNGQQQTGTGKTPYNCHECGADFRHHSTVKHHLRVLKVQLGYPCERQDSEMEPVHIKEELPDLDPVHVEEEGNHFKTSSLQGSLSCTECGESFSQSQNLKLHQQIHTGEKQHVCADCGKSFRHLQNLKRHQRIHTGEKPYLCVDCGKSFKHLHNLKLHQRIHTGEKQHVCADCGKSFRQSNNLKIHQQIHTGVKPHVCGDCGKSFNRVDYLKAHQRIHTGEKHNVCADCGKSFSQLQNLQLHQRIHTGEKPHVCADCGKSFNQSGNLKRHRRIHTGEKPHSCNKCGKSFSQLANLKDHQLIHTGEKPHHCNDCGKSFRHLTNLNVHQRIHTGEKPIVCADCGKSFRQSGEFKLHQRIHTGEKPHTCNECGKSFSQSSNLKMHQRFHTGEKPYNCNNCVKSFTRIDQFKMHQRSHTGVKPYHCSRCGKCFTASSSLKRHKCTL; encoded by the coding sequence atggagcctgtccatattaaagaggagagtcctgtactagaatcagtccatattaaagaggagagtcctgtactagaatcagtctatattaaagaggagagtcctgtactagaatcagtccatattaaaaggGTTATTCTCAATTCTAAACCCTTAAGCAGCTTGCAGGGCTCTCTTCCCTGTCCTGGATGTGGGGAGAGTTTTAATCCTGAAGGAAACCTTGAAACAATTCCAGGAAAGACTCTGCATCGCTGTGCTGGATGTGTGAAGACTTTCAGGGAGTCAGGAATCCTGAACGGACAGCAGCAAACAGGcactggaaagactccatataacTGTCATGAATGCGGGGCAGATTTCAGACACCACAGCACCGTGAAACACCACCTGCGAGTTCTGAAGGTACAGCTGGGTTATCCTTGTGAAAGGCAGGATTCAGAGATGGAGCCTGTCCATATCAAAGAGGAGCTTCCTGACCTAGACCCTGTCCATGTTGAAGAGGAGggtaaccattttaaaacaagcagcttgcagggctctctgtcctgtacagaatgtggagagagtttcagtcagtcacaaaacctgaaacttcaccagcaaatccacactggagagaaacaacatgtctgtgctgattgtgggaagagttttagacatttacaaaatctgaaacgtcaccagcgaatccacactggagagaaaccatatctctgtgttgactgtgggaagagtttcaaacaTTTACAtaacctgaaacttcaccagcgaatccacactggagagaaacaacatgtctgtgctgattgtgggaagagtttcagacagtcaaaCAACTTAAAAATCCACCAGCAGATCCACACAGGTGTGAAACCACATGTCTGtggtgactgtgggaagagtttcaatcgtGTAGACTATTTGAAAGcgcaccagcgaatccacaccgGAGAGAAACATAAtgtctgtgctgattgtgggaagagtttcagtcagttacaaaacctgcaacttcaccagcgaatccacactggagagaaaccgcatgtctgtgctgactgtgggaagagtttcaatcagtcaggCAACTTGAAAAGACACcggcgaattcacactggagagaagccgcatTCATGTAATAAATGTGGGaaaagtttcagtcagttagCAAATCTGAAAGACCACCAattaattcacacaggagagaagccacatcactgtaacgactgtgggaagagtttcagacactTAACAAACCTGAACGtccaccagcgaatccacacaggagagaaaccaatTGTCTGTgcggactgtgggaagagtttcagacagtcaggTGAGTTcaaacttcaccagcgaatccacactggagagaaaccacatacctgtaatgaatgtggaaagagtttcagtcagtcaagcaacttgaaaatgcaccagcgatttcacacaggagaaaaaccatATAACTGTAATAACTGTGTTAAGAGTTTCACCCGGATAGACCAATTTAAAATGCACCAGCGAAGTCACACAGGAGtgaaaccttatcactgttctCGCTGTGGGAAGTGTTTTACTGCTTCCAGTTctcttaaaagacacaaatgcaCGTTGTGA